In the Engystomops pustulosus chromosome 2, aEngPut4.maternal, whole genome shotgun sequence genome, one interval contains:
- the CFAP298 gene encoding cilia- and flagella-associated protein 298 isoform X1: MLTSVSLETNTGSIVCTSLQDVEKQRTGEMVRLHVKHGDESQFLFDTTVSISVEELTKQVTSIYNGRLKVSRICSEMEELSEHGITLPPNMQGLTDEQIEELKLKDEWETKCTPSGGSVFKKDELGRRNGHAPDENMKKVLQKTMEEARALIAKKQAEANVCVTMDMVKDALDQLRGAVMIVYPMGLPPHDPIRMEFENNEDLSGTQAGQAVIEEANTQLWWAGKELLRKQKLVDYVGKNEKTKIIVKIQKRGNGAPAREPVISEEEQKKMMMYYHRRQEELKKLEEDEDISYMNADWADSSSLKRQFQGVNDIKWRPR; this comes from the exons ATGTTGACGTCAGTCTCCCTGGAAACCAATACCGGAAGTATAGTGTGCACCAGTCTGCAGGACGTAGAGAAGCAGAGAACAGGAG AAATGGTGCGCTTACACGTGAAACATGGTGACGAGAGCCAGTTCTTGTTCGACACGACTGTCAGCATCTCCGTAGAGGAACTGACCAAGCAAGTGACCTCCATATATAATGGACGACTGAAAGTCAGCAGGATCTGTTCAG AGATGGAAGAATTGTCAGAGCACGGCATTACCCTGCCCCCCAACATGCAAGGGTTAACTGACGAGCAGATCGAGGAGCTGAAGCTAAAAGATGAATGGGAAACCAAGTGCACGCCCAGCGGAGGAAGCGTCTTCAAGAAGGATGAGCTTGGCAGGCGGAATGGACACG CACCTGATGAGAATATGAAGAAAGTTTTGCAGAAAACAATGGAAGAAGCCAGGGCGTTAATAGCAAAG AAACAAGCAGAAGCTAATGTTTGTGTCACCATGGACATGGTAAAGGATGCCTTGGATCAGCTCCGGGGTGCAGTCATGATCGTATATCCTATGGGATTACCTCCACATGATCCCATCCGGATGGAATTTGAAAATAATGAAGATCTTTCAGGCACTCAG GCAGGGCAAGCGGTGATTGAGGAAGCCAATACCCAGTTGTGGTGGGCTGGAAAGGAGCTTCTGAGAAAACAGAAACTAGTGGACTACGTTGGCAAAAATGAGAAGACGAAAATTATTGTGAAGATACAAAAG AGAGGAAACGGGGCCCCGGCCCGAGAACCTGTCATATCTGAGGAGGAGCAGAAAAAGATGATGATGTACTACCACAGGCGCCAGGAAGAACTCAAG AAATTGGAAGAGGATGAGGATATATCGTACATGAACGCAGACTGGGCAGACAGCAGCTCCCTGAAAAGACAATTCCAAGGTGTAAATGACATTAAATGGAGGCCGAGATGA
- the CFAP298 gene encoding cilia- and flagella-associated protein 298 isoform X2 encodes MVRLHVKHGDESQFLFDTTVSISVEELTKQVTSIYNGRLKVSRICSEMEELSEHGITLPPNMQGLTDEQIEELKLKDEWETKCTPSGGSVFKKDELGRRNGHAPDENMKKVLQKTMEEARALIAKKQAEANVCVTMDMVKDALDQLRGAVMIVYPMGLPPHDPIRMEFENNEDLSGTQAGQAVIEEANTQLWWAGKELLRKQKLVDYVGKNEKTKIIVKIQKRGNGAPAREPVISEEEQKKMMMYYHRRQEELKKLEEDEDISYMNADWADSSSLKRQFQGVNDIKWRPR; translated from the exons ATGGTGCGCTTACACGTGAAACATGGTGACGAGAGCCAGTTCTTGTTCGACACGACTGTCAGCATCTCCGTAGAGGAACTGACCAAGCAAGTGACCTCCATATATAATGGACGACTGAAAGTCAGCAGGATCTGTTCAG AGATGGAAGAATTGTCAGAGCACGGCATTACCCTGCCCCCCAACATGCAAGGGTTAACTGACGAGCAGATCGAGGAGCTGAAGCTAAAAGATGAATGGGAAACCAAGTGCACGCCCAGCGGAGGAAGCGTCTTCAAGAAGGATGAGCTTGGCAGGCGGAATGGACACG CACCTGATGAGAATATGAAGAAAGTTTTGCAGAAAACAATGGAAGAAGCCAGGGCGTTAATAGCAAAG AAACAAGCAGAAGCTAATGTTTGTGTCACCATGGACATGGTAAAGGATGCCTTGGATCAGCTCCGGGGTGCAGTCATGATCGTATATCCTATGGGATTACCTCCACATGATCCCATCCGGATGGAATTTGAAAATAATGAAGATCTTTCAGGCACTCAG GCAGGGCAAGCGGTGATTGAGGAAGCCAATACCCAGTTGTGGTGGGCTGGAAAGGAGCTTCTGAGAAAACAGAAACTAGTGGACTACGTTGGCAAAAATGAGAAGACGAAAATTATTGTGAAGATACAAAAG AGAGGAAACGGGGCCCCGGCCCGAGAACCTGTCATATCTGAGGAGGAGCAGAAAAAGATGATGATGTACTACCACAGGCGCCAGGAAGAACTCAAG AAATTGGAAGAGGATGAGGATATATCGTACATGAACGCAGACTGGGCAGACAGCAGCTCCCTGAAAAGACAATTCCAAGGTGTAAATGACATTAAATGGAGGCCGAGATGA